The stretch of DNA ATTGCGATTAATCCCAATAGTAAAATACCTGCGATCGTTGATCGCGATGCTGATCTAACTGTCTTTGAATCTGGCGCAATCTTAATTTATTTGGCAGAAAAAACCGAAAAATTTTTACCGACCGAAACAAAACAACGTTTTCAAGTTTTAGAATGGCTGATGTTTCAAATGGGAAGTGTTGGCCCTATGTTTGGTCAATACAATCACTTTAATCATTATGCCCCTGAAAAGATTCCTTATGCTATTGAACGTTATCAAAAAGAAACTTTAAGACTATATGGTGTATTAGATCGACAACTTACTGACAGAACATTTATTTGTGAAGATTATTCGATTGCAGACATGGCTACTTTTCCTTGGGTAGCAGGTTATCAATTTATGGGATTAACTCTAGATCATCATCCTAATTTAAAACGATGGGTAGAGACAATGCAACAACGTTCAGCAGTAAAAAAAGGTATGGCAGTACCAGCTTAAACTCATGTTGAATTAATTGTAATTAACTTGATTAAACCAATCAAAATTTGATTCTTTTTGTTCACAAGAAATTTGTAATTAATTCGCGATCGCTATATATTTTAGTGTACTTGGACTTTTTTGATAAAAAATAATATTAATAATTTAAACCATTATCTTACGATTATTGATTACCTTACCAAAACTTGATAAAAGCTTAGATATTTTTAGGATATAAATGAAGCAAGTTGTTATTTTGATTTTCTCATGTCTAACGACTCAGACCGCTTTATTAAACTAGAAATATACACCAAAGCTTCTCAGACGGAATTATTAATCGGTTTAGATAATTGGTTGCGTTTGGGATTAATTAAAGAGTCTCAAGTGAAAAATTTATGTCG from Stanieria cyanosphaera PCC 7437 encodes:
- a CDS encoding glutathione S-transferase N-terminal domain-containing protein, with the protein product MIDLYTFTTPNGRKISIMLEELELDYNVHTIDITKGEQFTPEYIAINPNSKIPAIVDRDADLTVFESGAILIYLAEKTEKFLPTETKQRFQVLEWLMFQMGSVGPMFGQYNHFNHYAPEKIPYAIERYQKETLRLYGVLDRQLTDRTFICEDYSIADMATFPWVAGYQFMGLTLDHHPNLKRWVETMQQRSAVKKGMAVPA